Proteins encoded within one genomic window of Erinaceus europaeus chromosome 13, mEriEur2.1, whole genome shotgun sequence:
- the LOC103127888 gene encoding zinc finger protein 709-like: protein SCSLKLHERTHSGEKPYECKQCTKTFSCSSSLRSHERTHSGEKPYECKQCTKTFRFSNSLKLHERTHSGEKPYVCKLCTKTFSFSNSLKLHERVHSGEKPYECKQCTKTFRSCSHLRVHERTHSGEKPYECKQCTKTFICSSSLHSHERTHSGEKPYECKQCTKTFSCSSSLKLHERTHSGEKPYECKQCTKTFRFSSSLKLHERTHSGEKPYECKQCTKTFHWSCSLKLHERTHSGEKPYECKQCSKTFSSSSYLRVHERIHSGEKPYECKQCTKIFICSSSLRSHERIHRETL from the coding sequence TCCTGTAGTCTTAagctacatgaaagaactcacagtggagagaaaccctatgaatgtaaacaatgtactaaaacattcagttgttccagtagtcttcgctcacatgaaagaactcacagtggagagaaaccctatgaatgtaagcaATGTACTAAAACATTCCGTTTTTCCAATAGTCTTAaactacatgaaagaactcacagtggagagaaaccctatgtatGTAAACTATGTACTAAAACATTCAGCTTTTCCAATAGTCTTAAGCTACATGAAAgagttcacagtggagagaaaccctatgaatgtaagcaATGTACTAAAACATTCCGTTCTTGCAGTCATCTTcgggtacatgaaagaactcacagtggagagaaaccctatgaatgtaagcaatgtactaaaacattcatttgttccagtagtcttcactcacatgaaagaactcacagtggagagaaaccctatgaatgtaaacaatgtactaaaacattcagttgttccagtagtcttaagctacatgaaagaactcacagtggagagaaaccctatgaatgtaagcaATGTACTAAAACATTCCGTTTTTCCAGTAGTCTTAaactacatgaaagaactcacagtggagagaaaccctatgaatgtaagcaATGTACTAAAACATTCCATTGGTCCTGTAGTCTTAagctacatgaaagaactcacagtggagagaaaccctatgaatgtaaacaatgtagtaaaacattcagttcttccagttatcttcgggtacatgaaagaattcacagtggagagaaaccctatgaatgtaaacaatgtactaaAATATTCATTTGTTCTAGTAGTCTTCgctcacatgaaagaattcacagagaaaccctatga